The Toxotes jaculatrix isolate fToxJac2 chromosome 21, fToxJac2.pri, whole genome shotgun sequence genome includes a region encoding these proteins:
- the LOC121175719 gene encoding protein FAM171A2 isoform X1: MPDNCVSRLLLFVWVCAVWEALAKSLPDQGAFEVQIKVQVFDNSDLSPLADAHVEVHGNQTILASSRAGSDGVVRVSFLYRAGTWVIITASKQDYVTNSVPWHSSRIPLYASVSLYLLVQRPGTLILYDDVLQVLSGSPGARNQPLVQLQRKSLQLPSNSNYTALSAAMTTARSQYEIGGFPFLLGQETNSSGAETGWTDLTALAVVSIQLFDKDGVAIQVSDPIHISVPLPSDTRNRMATSVPAWLYQPKTGLWVRNGTGYIKKDGTQFVWNIVVPQMGYWLAAFPSSSGLGLSHPGLRDITTYHTLFLLSILGSLALLVLILLCVLLYYCRCGERRRRRKCLKPRRQQGKPHTSNLNGAKRDQGTSTSRLNLICGGHVESGPSNDKSDLSPSRDYQSSREDLTKHVPAHMLRHAKGKNASGPQRGESFPMKVTRATETNNLDNPLLHEDYNRSYSPMEGKESEYLRHHNANDNRGYSSDPPSPPRFQGYVPSQSDKPPEYSAAAADSLARPTSLNTQPGQIIFCSSIDQMKENMYRSMVPTLVIPAHYMRLPSEFSGKDGKDQKEQDKDGAQMGGGQQHHHHHSQKQGQQQQQQQQGGSQGDDSEEPSWASDSSGGPVTIPVLFNDSTMAQMNGELQALTEKKLLELGVKQHPRAWFISLDGRANAHVRHSYIDVGNDLSGGGGGFGGGSSSTPRDINLEPPLEAQERKSAVNRKGKDERWGTGGRKGHGASSSGGKSYSKLAYPDHSEPSSSEGRPVSPEENSLTPLLDEGPSSRGSTIPRRGRSRVNSSRSSNSENRRDSMTSPEDDPDDKDENKKSPWQKIEDRPLMVFHPRK, translated from the exons ATGCCAGACAACTGCGTCTCCCGTTTGCTCCTGTTCGTGTGGGTCTGCGCGGTTTGGGAGGCGCTGGCCAAATCTCTTCCAGATCAGGGAGCATTTG AGGTGCAAATAAAAGTCCAGGTGTTTGACAACAGCGACCTGTCACCATTGGCGGACGCTCATGTGGAAGTCCACGGGAATCAAACCATCTTAGCGTCCAGCAGAGCCGGCAGCGATGGTGTCGTGAGAGTCAGCTTCCTGTACCGCGCCGGAACATGGGTGATCATTACAGCCTCCAAACAGGACTACGTCACCAACTCTGTGCCCTGGCACTCCAGCCGCATCCCCT TGTATGCATCAGTTAGCCTGTACCTCCTTGTTCAAAGGCCAGGAACTCTTATTCTGTACGATGACGTCCTGCAGGTGCTGTCTGGGTCGCCAG GAGCTCGTAACCAGCCGCTGGTGCAGCTCCAGAGGAAGTCCCTTCAGCTTCCGTCCAACTCCAACTACACGGCGCTGTCTGCTGCAATGACCACAGCCCGGAGTCAGTATGAAATCGGTGGTTTCCCGTTTCTCCTGGGCCAAGAGACCAACAGCTCAG GTGCAGAAACAGGGTGGACAGACTTGACAGCTTTGGCAGTGGTCAGCATTCAGCTCTTTGACAAAGATGGCGTTGCAATCCAGGTCTCAGATCCGATCCACATCTCTGTGCCGCTGCCGTCCGACACCCGGAACAGGATGGCTACGAGCGTACCTGCTTGGCTGTATCAGCCTAAGACGG GACTTTGGGTCAGGAACGGGACGGGCTACATCAAAAAGGACGGCACACAGTTTGTCTGGAACATCGTGGTTCCTCAGATGGGATACTGGTTGGCTGCGTTCCCTTCGTCTTCAG GATTGGGTTTGTCTCACCCAGGCTTGAGGGACATCACAACCTACCACACCCTGTTCCTGCTCTCCATCCTGGGCTCGCTGGCCCTGCTGGTGCTCATCCTGCTCTGCGTGCTGCTCTACTACTGCAGGTGTGGGGAGCGTAGGCGCAG GCGGAAGTGTTTGAAACCTCGTCGACAGCAAGGCAAACCCCACACATCCAATCTGAATGGAGCGAAGAGAGATCAGGGTACATCCACTTCACGCCTGAACCTGATCTGTGGAGGCCATGTTGAGTCTGGTCCTTCTAATGACAAATCTGACTTGTCCCCATCTCGAGACTACCAGAGTTCAAGGGAGGACTTAACCAAACATGTTCCAGCTCACATGCTGCGACATGCAAAGGGGAAAAATGCTTCAGGTCCCCAAAGAGGGGAAAGCTTCCCCATGAAGGTTACCCGTGCCACCGAGACCAACAACTTGGACAACCCTTTGCTGCATGAAGACTACAACCGGAGCTACAGCCCCATGGAGGGCAAAGAGTCTGAATATCTCCGACACCACAACGCCAACGACAATCGAGGGTACTCCTCCGATCCCCCGTCCCCGCCTCGTTTCCAAGGCTACGTGCCAAGCCAGTCCGACAAACCTCCAGAGtattctgcagcagcagctgacagccTTGCCAGGCCCACCTCCCTGAACACCCAACCAGGTCAAATCATCTTCTGCAGCTCCATCGACCAGATGAAGGAGAACATGTACAGGAGTATGGTGCCAACCCTGGTCATTCCAGCTCACTACATGCGCCTGCCCTCTGAATTTTCTGGTAAAGATGGAAAGGACCAGAAGGAGCAAGACAAAGATGGTGCCCAGATGGGAGGAGGccagcagcatcatcatcaccactccCAGAAACAAGgccaacagcagcaacagcagcagcaaggtGGATCCCAAGGTGACGACTCTGAAGAGCCAAGCTGGGCGTCCGACTCCTCCGGTGGACCTGTGACCATCCCTGTGCTCTTCAATGACTCTACCATGGCTCAGATGAATGGAGAATTGCAGGCTCTGACCGAGAAGAAGCTTCTGGAGCTGGGTGTTAAACAGCACCCACGGGCGTGGTTCATCTCCCTGGATGGACGAGCTAACGCTCACGTGCGCCACTCCTACATAGACGTTGGAAATGAtctcagtggtggtggtggtggattTGGAGGTGGTTCCAGCAGCACTCCCCGAGACATCAACCTTGAACCTCCTCTGGAAGCCCAAGAACGAAAGTCAGCAGTGAACCGGAAGGGAAAAGATGAGCGCTGGGGAACAGGAGGACGAAAGGGCCATGGTGCTAGCAGCAGTGGTGGGAAGAGTTACTCTAAACTGGCCTACCCTGACCACAGCGAGCCCAGCAGCAGCGAGGGACGCCCTGTCTCACCCGAGGAGAactccctcacccctctcctggATGAAGGTCCATCCTCTCGTGGTTCCACCATCCCCAGAAGAGGACGCAGTCGTGTGAacagcagccgcagcagcaaCAGCGAGAACCGCCGTGACTCCATGACCAGTCCTGAGGATGATCCAGATGACAAAGACGAGAACAAGAAGAGCCCATGGCAGAAGATTGAAGACAGGCCTCTCATGGTCTTCCACCCAAGGAAGTGA
- the grnb gene encoding granulin b, whose protein sequence is MQCSSINNTSHLIKMALQVGVLCLALLGLSTALVCPDGTECEDTNTCCIDKVERYECCPLPHAECCSDHIHCCDEGTECDLTHDICVNKTVSLPLKRRLPAKQALLASQLSERVKAVICPDQEYECPDRTTCCQLPDGSWGCCPLAKAVCCDDKRHCCPKGTTCDLVHSKCVSASWESFPMLEKLPARRRENNKPASAPPAVGSLTCPGGKNRCPHNYTCCLLTSGDYGCCPYPEAVCCSDHRYCCPSNTKCDLEHEICRSGETRVPLLKKIPAVPKDIDCPDNSTCPDRSTCCQMTNGSYGCCPMPNAVCCSDQIHCCDEGTECDLPHDICVSAHRNTSMALKIPAVTAVSAQSKVVSVPCNESVACADGSTCCKSSGGEWACCPLPKAVCCEDHLHCCPHGTVCNLAASTCDDPTGNAVMPLLGKMPVFPLLTDNSKCDESTSCPGKSTCCKTPSGDWACCPLPQAVCCDDHIHCCPHATVCNLEAETCDDPSGFSPPLPWTEKVSALTSEVQDEKCDKQTMCPGGTTCCKKNSGQWACCPLPQAVCCNDHEHCCPKGYKCNVAEQTCDKPGDLSLPWLQKVPALQKDPSPAVSSSTGPAKNMCDAQTSCPKDTTCCFMVNTHKWGCCPLPEAVCCKDGNHCCPSGHTCEPHRSSCSKGPHVIPWFTKLSALTEPGAVADVKCDDKSSCATGTTCCKLPTGEWGCCPLVKAICCADHEHCCPQGYTCNMQTGTCEKKNHDELTLPLPQIKVVRSEPRGAEDDADVPCDSTGQFHCPKQDTCCKMSATQWACCPSPGAVCCSDSKHCCPEGYSCDLKAGGCTLKTQLTWDTFFGDKKKDFVPLGL, encoded by the exons ATGCAGTGCAGTTCTATCAACAACACAAGTCATCTGATAAAAATG GCACTGCAGGTGGGGGTTTTGTGTCTGGCTCTGCTGGGCCTGAGCACAGCCCTGGTCTGTCCTGATGGAACCGAGTGTGAGGACACCAACACCTGCTGCATTGACAAAGTGGAACGTTACGAATGCTGTCCGCTACCACAT GCCGAGTGTTGTTCAGACCACATCCACTGCTGCGACGAGGGGACCGAATGTGATCTGACTCACGACATATGTGTGAATAAGACAGTTTCCCTGCCCTTAAAAAGACGTCTTCCTGCCAAACAGGCCCTGCTCGCCTCTCAG CTCAGCGAGAGAGTGAAGGCAGTCATTTGTCCGGACCAGGAGTATGAGTGTCCGGATCGCACCACTTGCTGCCAGCTCCCCGACGGCTCCTGGGGCTGCTGTCCATTAGCCAAG gCGGTGTGTTGTGACGATAAGCGCCACTGTTGCCCTAAGGGAACAACGTGTGATCTTGTTCACTCAAAGTGTGTCTCTGCCTCATGGGAGTCCTTCCCCATGCTGGAGAAACTTCCTGCCAGAAGGAGGGAGAATAATAAGCCAG CTTCTGCACCTCCGGCTGTCGGTTCATTGACGTGTCCTGGTGGGAAAAACCGCTGTCCACACAATTACACCTGTTGCCTGTTAACCAGTGGAGACTACGGCTGCTGCCCTTACCCAGAG GCGGTGTGCTGCAGCGATCATCGCTACTGTTGCCCCAGCAACACAAAATGTGACCTGGAGCATGAGATCTGCCGGTCTGGTGAGACCCGAGTGCCGCTGCTGAAGAAGATCCCTGCTGTACCCAAAGACA TTGATTGTCCGGACAACTCGACCTGTCCCGATCGGTCCACATGCTGCCAGATGACCAACGGCTCGTACGGCTGCTGTCCAATGCCCAAT GCCGTCTGTTGTTCAGACCAAATCCACTGCTGCGATGAAGGCACCGAGTGCGACCTGCCCCACGACATCTGTGTGTCGGCCCACAGAAACACCTCCATGGCCTTGAAGATCCCCGCGGTGACAGCAGTGTCAGCACAGAGCAAAG tcGTTTCTGTTCCCTGTAATGAATCTGTGGCCTGCGCCGATGGAAGCACCTGCTGTAAATCGTCAGGGGGAGAATGGGCCTGCTGTCCTTTACCTAAG GCCGTGTGCTGTGAGGACCACCTGCACTGCTGCCCCCACGGCACCGTTTGCAACCTGGCAGCCTCCACATGTGACGATCCAACGGGCAACGCTGTGATGCCTTTGCTGGGTAAGATGCCCGTCTTCCCTTTGCTCACCGACAACAGCAAGTGTGACGAGTCCACATCGTGTCCCGGAAAATCCACCTGCTGCAAGACGCCAAGTGGAGACTGGGCCTGCTGTCCTCTGCCTCAG gcCGTGTGCTGTGACGACCACATCCACTGCTGCCCTCACGCCACAGTCTGCAACCTGGAGGCCGAAACGTGCGACGACCCGTCGGGTTTTTCTCCTCCGCTCCCCTGGACGGAAAAAGTCTCCGCTCTGACCTCAGAGGTTCAGGATGAGAAATGCGACAAGCAGACCATGTGTCCGGGAGGCACCACCTGCTGTAAGAAGAACTCAGGGCAGTGGGCCTGCTGCCCCTTACCTCAG GCTGTTTGCTGTAACGATCATGAGCACTGCTGCCCCAAAGGCTACAAGTGCAACGTGGCTGAGCAGACCTGTGACAAGCCCGGAGACCTGAGCCTGCCCTGGCTGCAGAAGGTACCGGCCCTGCAGAAGGATCCCAGTCCGGCTGTTTCCAGCTCGACTGGGCCGGCCAAGAACATGTGCGACGCCCAGACCAGCTGCCCCAAGGATACGACCTGCTGCTTCATGGTCAACACCCACAAATGGGGCTGCTGTCCTCTGCCAGAG GCGGTCTGCTGCAAGGACGGAAACCACTGCTGCCCCAGTGGTCACACCTGTGAACCTCACCGGTCCTCCTGCTCAAAGGGCCCCCATGTTATTCCCTGGTTCACCAAACTGAGCGCTCTGACTGAACCGGGCGCCGTCGCAGATGTTAAATGTGACGACAAAAGCAGCTGCGCCACGGGAACGACCTGCTGTAAACTACCGACCGGAGAGTGGGGCTGCTGCCCCCTGGTCAAG GCGATTTGTTGTGCGGACCACGAGCACTGCTGTCCTCAGGGCTACACCTGCAACATGCAGACGGGAACCTGTGAGAAGAAGAACCACGATGAGctcaccctccccctcccccagaTTAAAGTGGTACGGTCCGAGCCGAGAGGCGCAGAGGACGACGCAGACGTGCCGTGTGACAGCACGGGGCAGTTTCACTGCCCCAAGCAGGACACGTGCTGCAAGATGTCAGCCACGCAGTGGGCCTGCTGCCCCTCACCCGGG GCTGTCTGCTGCTCCGACTCAAAGCACTGCTGCCCTGAGGGATACTCCTGTGACCTGAAGGCTGGAGGTTGCACCCTGAAAACCCAGCTGACCTGGGACACTTTTTTCggggacaaaaagaaagactttGTCCCCCTGGGACTTTAA
- the LOC121175568 gene encoding uncharacterized protein LOC121175568 has product MHTSTDREMAIPRMFDSNTPFIIVTGGSEISFLGKEDSGQGCEEEKDSLVQAIAPHLSRVMQHGTAKHVVTEGHEVSEESPCVSIVAQAEREDFQEFSPTSTQGPYSRSQLLKKLRSLSRGSVLLSDTEDEDFDLDKLPNYHLQRKQRRKTRTRQSQEGGEEPPIIRGLWVQEIDWLRSADGETRSSAEILPPPPQFTDSQVSCLCSHGDLDSCIYAEGCSCADVCECVRGLGEVSLSEDQFRSTEDTSSSDDRGGSDSDCGLEQDSESVCTHESDSDSSCCAEDHVSDLTFDLMHVSGFSSRHGEWDSYSAGCVQSMLGLSDSTYTPDAVNTSQGAFGFDDSDIDRVLDELRGRVTQTPKLFVSPFFKDLIRQTPSHQKHNVPVNEGLIFHHQLQSSSSQYREGEEYSIVHHIQNGSYGDVFCVRDKRTGFECAAKRIPLSHFSSEEVSTWSALNSPRVVELFGAVREGLNVVLFMDLKPACLAQLLREMNSLPEDLALHYLHQSLGALEHLHHRKVLHLDVKVDNVLLSADCRDTFLCDFGLSETLDDSGWSTKAFRGAAFPGTETHMAPEVARGDRLCAKADVWSSCCMLLHMLNGCPPWTRYYSHPLCLQIVNEPPPLWEVPSNCNNFTAKVFRAGLQKDPDRRASAKELRRKTTKALRAVGGLNPWSVKTACESLNRGKNQNEDTPCSLSTGINPNKPAAAVSAPTMHWVSPWRTTAVDEDSKDRDSDLDSEVETDSLVREWDSQPKSLRVDFTADETDWETGSDSDVDIYMGEDEFIQEKWLKTNKDYEGDWEEEGHEEEEEEGKEEWDSSGSTEHLRALRGLFPLLQKGRQSNDSSWGSEPELELLRDDVAVGTVIQTPSPEPRDDPPSCFSCSDTSQIDASEKDSDHSSDDLSSGVFSSCNSETDGHLEWLASANQPSSYCFEGVDIWIENVQGECLRIRERRQVKVGHVAIGISDQISGKAFTLETLDRKMVSFEQEISESCVWLRCVPAPDTCQRWTWRVRDGKLELQE; this is encoded by the exons ATGCACACGTCCACCGACAGAGAAATGGCCATACCCCGGATGTTTGACTCCAACACGCCGTTCATCATTGTGACCGGAGGATCTGAAATCTCGTTTCTGGGCAAAGAGGACAGCGGCCAAGGttgtgaggaggagaaggactcGCTGGTCCAAGCCATCGCCCCCCATCTGAGTCGAGTGATGCAGCACGGCACCGCAAAACACGTGGTCACAGAGGGACATGAGGTGTCTGAGGAGAGTCCCTGTGTCTCCATAGTCGCACAGGCTGAGA GAGAAGACTTCCAGGAGTTCAGTCCTACCAGCACACAGGGCCCCTACTCCAGATCCCAGCTGCTCAAAAAGCTCAG GTCTCTCAGCAGGGGATCCGTCCTCCTGAGTGACACAGAGGACGAGGACTTTGACTTGGACAAGCTCCCAAACTACcacctgcagaggaaacagcGCAGGAAAACCAGAACAAGACAGAgccaggagggaggagaggaaccTCCTATTATCCGCGGTCTGTGGGTGCAGGAGATCGACTGGCTGCGATCAGCTGATGGAGAGACGAGGTCGTCCGCTGAGATCctcccgcctcctcctcagTTCACGGACTCTCaggtctcatgtctctgcaGCCATGGAGACCTGGACTCCTGCATATACGCTGAaggctgcagctgtgcagatgtttgtgaatgtgtgagagGATTAGGGGAAGTGTCTCTGTCAGAGGACCAGTTCAGATCAACAGAGGACACGTCCAGCTCTGACGACAGAGGAGGCTCAGACTCTGACTGTGGTCTGGAGCAGGactctgagtctgtctgcacTCATGAAAGTGACTCAGACTCATCCTGCTGTGCAGAGGACCACGTGTCagatttgacctttgacctcatgcACGTGTCTGGGTTCAGCTCCCGTCATGGTGAATGGGATTCTTACTCTGCAGGGTGTGtgcaaagcatgctgggacTTTCAGACTCCACATACACCCCCGACGCTGTGAATACATCCCAGGGTGCCTTTGGTTTTGATGACAGTGATATTGACAGAGTTTTGGATGAACTGAGAGGCAGAGTGACGCAGACGCCGAAGCTGTTTGTGTCTCCTTTCTTCAAAGATTTGATAAGACAGACTCCGAGTCACCAGAAACACAACGTACCTGTCAACGAAGGACTCATATTTCATCAT CAACTGCAGTCCAGCAGTTCTCAgtacagggagggagaggagtaCAGCATTGTTCACCACATCCAGAACGGCTCGTACGGTGATGTGTTCTGTGTCCGGGACAAAAGGACTGGATTCGAATGTGCTGCCAAGAGG ATTCCTCTGAGTCACTTCAGCAGCGAGGAGGTGAGCACGTGGAGCGCTCTGAACTCTCCTCGAGTCGTGGAGCTGTTTGGGGCTGTGAGGGAGGGACTGAACGTCGTGCTCTTCATGGACTTGAAGCCAG CTTGTTTGGCTCAGCTCCTGAGAGAGATGAACTCCCTGCCTGAGGATCTGGCCCTGCACTACCTTCATCAGTCACTGGGGGCGCTAGAACACCTGCACCACAGAAAGGTCCTTCACCTGGATGTCAAAG TTGACAATGTGCTGCTGTCTGCGGACTGCAGAGACACATTCCTCTGTGACTTTGGTCTCTCAGAGACATTAGATGACAGTGGATGGAGCACCAAGGCGTTCAGGG GAGCTGCCTTCCCGGGCACAGAGACCCACATGGCCCCGGAGGTCGCTCGAGGGGATCGACTCTGTGCCAAAGCAGATGTGTGGAGCAGCTGTTGTATGCTACTGCACATGCTCAACGGATGCCCCCCGTGGACACGTTACTATTCCCACCCACTGTGTCTCCAG ATTGTCAATgagcctcctcctctgtgggaggtgccgtcCAACTGCAACAACTTCACGGCCAAAGTGTTCAGGGCCGGACTCCAGAAGGATCCCGATAGACGAGCATCTGCAAAGGAGCTCAGGAGGAAAACCACCAAGGCTCTCAGAGCAG TGGGAGGCCTGAATCCCTGGTCCGTCAAAACCGCCTGTGAGAGTCTGAATCGTGGCAAGAACCAGAATGAGGACACCCCCTGCTCTTTGTCCACTGGGATCAACCCAAATAAACCGGCAGCTGCTGTCTCAGCACCCACGATGCACTGGGTGAGCCCCTGGAGAACCACAGCTGTGGATGAggacagcaaagacagagactCAGACCTAGACTCTGAAGTGGAGACAGATTCCTTAGTTCGGGAGTGGGACTCACAGCCAAAGTCACTGCGGGTCGACTTCACTGCAGATGAGACAGACTGGGAAACCGGGTCTGACTCCGATGTCGATATTTACATGGGAGAGGATGAATTCATTCAGGAGAAGTGGCTGAAAACTAACAAGGACTATGAGGGagactgggaggaggagggacacgaggaggaggaagaggaggggaaagaagagTGGGACTCCTCTGGGTCCACAGAGCATCTCCGGGCTCTCAGAGGCCTTTTCCCTTTGCTGCAAAAAGGCCGACAGAGCAACGACAGTTCATGGGGCTCAGAACCAGAGCTGGAGCTCCTCAGAGACG ATGTAGCTGTAGGCACTGTGATCCAGACCCCATCCCCTGAACCTCGAGATGACCCCCCGTCCTGTTTCAGCTGCTCGGACACATCGCAGATAGATGCCTCAGAGAAG gACTCTGACCATTCATCTGATGACCTGAGCTCCGGAGTCTTTTCCTCCTGCAACAGTGAGACAGACGGACACCTGGAGTGGTTggcctcagccaatcagcccTCCTCATACTGCTTTGAAG GTGTTGACATCTGGATAGAGAACGTTCAGGGCGAGTGTCTGAGGATCCGCGAACGCCGGCAGGTCAAAGTGGGTCATGTTGCCATAGGAATCAGTGATCAG ATCTCGGGGAAGGCCTTCACTTTGGAGACCCTGGACAGGAAGATGGTTTCCTTTGAACAGGAAATCAGTGAGTCTTGTGTGTGGCTTCGCTGTGTCCCTGCTCCTGACACCTGTCAGCGCTGGACGTGGAGAGTCAGAGACGGCAAGCTGGAACTTCAGGAATGA
- the LOC121175719 gene encoding protein FAM171A2 isoform X2: MPDNCVSRLLLFVWVCAVWEALAKSLPDQGAFEVQIKVQVFDNSDLSPLADAHVEVHGNQTILASSRAGSDGVVRVSFLYRAGTWVIITASKQDYVTNSVPWHSSRIPLYASVSLYLLVQRPGTLILYDDVLQVLSGSPGARNQPLVQLQRKSLQLPSNSNYTALSAAMTTARSQYEIGGFPFLLGQETNSSGAETGWTDLTALAVVSIQLFDKDGVAIQVSDPIHISVPLPSDTRNRMATSVPAWLYQPKTGLWVRNGTGYIKKDGTQFVWNIVVPQMGYWLAAFPSSSGLGLSHPGLRDITTYHTLFLLSILGSLALLVLILLCVLLYYCRRKCLKPRRQQGKPHTSNLNGAKRDQGTSTSRLNLICGGHVESGPSNDKSDLSPSRDYQSSREDLTKHVPAHMLRHAKGKNASGPQRGESFPMKVTRATETNNLDNPLLHEDYNRSYSPMEGKESEYLRHHNANDNRGYSSDPPSPPRFQGYVPSQSDKPPEYSAAAADSLARPTSLNTQPGQIIFCSSIDQMKENMYRSMVPTLVIPAHYMRLPSEFSGKDGKDQKEQDKDGAQMGGGQQHHHHHSQKQGQQQQQQQQGGSQGDDSEEPSWASDSSGGPVTIPVLFNDSTMAQMNGELQALTEKKLLELGVKQHPRAWFISLDGRANAHVRHSYIDVGNDLSGGGGGFGGGSSSTPRDINLEPPLEAQERKSAVNRKGKDERWGTGGRKGHGASSSGGKSYSKLAYPDHSEPSSSEGRPVSPEENSLTPLLDEGPSSRGSTIPRRGRSRVNSSRSSNSENRRDSMTSPEDDPDDKDENKKSPWQKIEDRPLMVFHPRK, translated from the exons ATGCCAGACAACTGCGTCTCCCGTTTGCTCCTGTTCGTGTGGGTCTGCGCGGTTTGGGAGGCGCTGGCCAAATCTCTTCCAGATCAGGGAGCATTTG AGGTGCAAATAAAAGTCCAGGTGTTTGACAACAGCGACCTGTCACCATTGGCGGACGCTCATGTGGAAGTCCACGGGAATCAAACCATCTTAGCGTCCAGCAGAGCCGGCAGCGATGGTGTCGTGAGAGTCAGCTTCCTGTACCGCGCCGGAACATGGGTGATCATTACAGCCTCCAAACAGGACTACGTCACCAACTCTGTGCCCTGGCACTCCAGCCGCATCCCCT TGTATGCATCAGTTAGCCTGTACCTCCTTGTTCAAAGGCCAGGAACTCTTATTCTGTACGATGACGTCCTGCAGGTGCTGTCTGGGTCGCCAG GAGCTCGTAACCAGCCGCTGGTGCAGCTCCAGAGGAAGTCCCTTCAGCTTCCGTCCAACTCCAACTACACGGCGCTGTCTGCTGCAATGACCACAGCCCGGAGTCAGTATGAAATCGGTGGTTTCCCGTTTCTCCTGGGCCAAGAGACCAACAGCTCAG GTGCAGAAACAGGGTGGACAGACTTGACAGCTTTGGCAGTGGTCAGCATTCAGCTCTTTGACAAAGATGGCGTTGCAATCCAGGTCTCAGATCCGATCCACATCTCTGTGCCGCTGCCGTCCGACACCCGGAACAGGATGGCTACGAGCGTACCTGCTTGGCTGTATCAGCCTAAGACGG GACTTTGGGTCAGGAACGGGACGGGCTACATCAAAAAGGACGGCACACAGTTTGTCTGGAACATCGTGGTTCCTCAGATGGGATACTGGTTGGCTGCGTTCCCTTCGTCTTCAG GATTGGGTTTGTCTCACCCAGGCTTGAGGGACATCACAACCTACCACACCCTGTTCCTGCTCTCCATCCTGGGCTCGCTGGCCCTGCTGGTGCTCATCCTGCTCTGCGTGCTGCTCTACTACTGCAG GCGGAAGTGTTTGAAACCTCGTCGACAGCAAGGCAAACCCCACACATCCAATCTGAATGGAGCGAAGAGAGATCAGGGTACATCCACTTCACGCCTGAACCTGATCTGTGGAGGCCATGTTGAGTCTGGTCCTTCTAATGACAAATCTGACTTGTCCCCATCTCGAGACTACCAGAGTTCAAGGGAGGACTTAACCAAACATGTTCCAGCTCACATGCTGCGACATGCAAAGGGGAAAAATGCTTCAGGTCCCCAAAGAGGGGAAAGCTTCCCCATGAAGGTTACCCGTGCCACCGAGACCAACAACTTGGACAACCCTTTGCTGCATGAAGACTACAACCGGAGCTACAGCCCCATGGAGGGCAAAGAGTCTGAATATCTCCGACACCACAACGCCAACGACAATCGAGGGTACTCCTCCGATCCCCCGTCCCCGCCTCGTTTCCAAGGCTACGTGCCAAGCCAGTCCGACAAACCTCCAGAGtattctgcagcagcagctgacagccTTGCCAGGCCCACCTCCCTGAACACCCAACCAGGTCAAATCATCTTCTGCAGCTCCATCGACCAGATGAAGGAGAACATGTACAGGAGTATGGTGCCAACCCTGGTCATTCCAGCTCACTACATGCGCCTGCCCTCTGAATTTTCTGGTAAAGATGGAAAGGACCAGAAGGAGCAAGACAAAGATGGTGCCCAGATGGGAGGAGGccagcagcatcatcatcaccactccCAGAAACAAGgccaacagcagcaacagcagcagcaaggtGGATCCCAAGGTGACGACTCTGAAGAGCCAAGCTGGGCGTCCGACTCCTCCGGTGGACCTGTGACCATCCCTGTGCTCTTCAATGACTCTACCATGGCTCAGATGAATGGAGAATTGCAGGCTCTGACCGAGAAGAAGCTTCTGGAGCTGGGTGTTAAACAGCACCCACGGGCGTGGTTCATCTCCCTGGATGGACGAGCTAACGCTCACGTGCGCCACTCCTACATAGACGTTGGAAATGAtctcagtggtggtggtggtggattTGGAGGTGGTTCCAGCAGCACTCCCCGAGACATCAACCTTGAACCTCCTCTGGAAGCCCAAGAACGAAAGTCAGCAGTGAACCGGAAGGGAAAAGATGAGCGCTGGGGAACAGGAGGACGAAAGGGCCATGGTGCTAGCAGCAGTGGTGGGAAGAGTTACTCTAAACTGGCCTACCCTGACCACAGCGAGCCCAGCAGCAGCGAGGGACGCCCTGTCTCACCCGAGGAGAactccctcacccctctcctggATGAAGGTCCATCCTCTCGTGGTTCCACCATCCCCAGAAGAGGACGCAGTCGTGTGAacagcagccgcagcagcaaCAGCGAGAACCGCCGTGACTCCATGACCAGTCCTGAGGATGATCCAGATGACAAAGACGAGAACAAGAAGAGCCCATGGCAGAAGATTGAAGACAGGCCTCTCATGGTCTTCCACCCAAGGAAGTGA